A DNA window from Pseudobdellovibrionaceae bacterium contains the following coding sequences:
- a CDS encoding A/G-specific adenine glycosylase, with protein MKNYIKSNFAANLKPDCSANLKSNFVANFAANLKPDCSANFPLKQLLTWYNKNKRDFPWRNTKDPYKIWVSEVMLQQTTSSAVVAYYHNFLKIFPNLKSLALAKEKTVLQAWAGLGYYSRAKNLHKSAIQIHKSKNFPQSYNELLKLPGFGNYTSRSVSSFAFNETVGVLDTNVIRFVCRYNNLSLEWWKTKPRKILQSIVDSYALQTINNSLVTSAELNQALIEIGANICASKTPQCVICPLSQTCKAFKQQTYFKLPLKKNKTSLQKIYALNMQILTNHKKEIALDTLEKKPFLKNMPLPPSKIIKLSTPPTKYDFIHYITCYKIFVSVKTNTTKQKKSYLWVKPKQAGLHSPTSLLTKAIKLADKI; from the coding sequence ATGAAAAATTACATAAAATCTAATTTCGCTGCTAATTTAAAGCCCGACTGTTCGGCTAATTTAAAATCTAATTTCGTTGCTAATTTCGCTGCTAATTTAAAGCCCGACTGTTCGGCTAATTTTCCATTAAAACAATTACTAACTTGGTACAATAAAAATAAACGCGACTTTCCTTGGCGAAACACTAAAGACCCTTATAAAATTTGGGTGTCTGAGGTAATGTTGCAACAAACTACTAGCAGTGCTGTGGTTGCCTATTACCATAATTTTTTAAAAATATTTCCTAACTTAAAAAGCTTAGCTCTTGCAAAAGAAAAAACAGTTTTACAAGCTTGGGCAGGGCTGGGCTATTACTCTCGAGCTAAAAATTTACATAAAAGTGCCATTCAAATACATAAAAGTAAAAACTTTCCGCAAAGTTATAACGAATTATTAAAACTTCCCGGTTTTGGAAACTATACATCAAGATCGGTTAGCAGTTTTGCCTTTAATGAAACTGTAGGAGTTTTAGACACTAATGTTATTCGCTTTGTTTGTCGCTATAACAATCTTTCTTTGGAGTGGTGGAAAACAAAACCTAGAAAAATATTGCAAAGTATTGTAGACAGCTATGCTTTGCAAACAATAAATAATTCTTTAGTAACTAGTGCCGAGCTTAACCAAGCTTTAATTGAAATTGGTGCTAATATTTGCGCCTCTAAAACCCCCCAATGTGTTATTTGCCCCTTAAGCCAAACTTGCAAAGCCTTTAAACAGCAAACCTATTTTAAATTGCCATTAAAAAAAAACAAAACTTCCTTGCAAAAAATATATGCATTAAATATGCAAATTCTTACTAATCATAAAAAAGAAATTGCTTTAGATACTTTAGAAAAAAAACCATTTTTAAAAAATATGCCTTTGCCTCCGTCTAAAATTATTAAACTTAGCACCCCTCCAACAAAATATGACTTTATACACTATATTACCTGTTATAAAATATTTGTATCTGTTAAAACAAACACCACTAAACAAAAAAAATCTTATTTGTGGGTAAAGCCAAAGCAGGCGGGCTTACACTCCCCCACCTCTTTGTTAACTAAGGCCATTAAACTAGCAGACAAGATTTGA